The following is a genomic window from Amycolatopsis acidiphila.
GTCCGGCGATCAGCGCGAGCACGGCGAGCCCGGCCGCCGTGAGCACGACGGACAGCACACCGTAGGCGTTGCGCACCATCACCAGCACCCCGAGCAGGAGCAGCGCGGCGACGGCGAGCAGCACCGTGATGCGATTCGCGGCGAGCAGTCCCGCGAACCCGAGCCCGAGCACGGCAGGCGCCGGATATCCGGCCAACGACGTCAGCACCATGCCGGGACCGGACGGACGGCCACGCGAGACCGTCACCCCTGACGTGTCCGAGTGCAGCTGGATGCCCTGCAGGCGCCTGCCCGCGAGCACGGCGACCAGCGCGTGCCCGGCCTCGTGCACGATGGTGACGACGTTGCGTGCCAGTCGCCATGGCGAGCCGGACAGCACCAGCAGCAAGGCCAGGCCGCCGGTGACCAGCGGCACCCAGACCGTGGGGTTCGGCTGCGCGCCGAAGATCCCGGTCGGTGATACGACGTCGCCCGTGTCCGCGAGTTGCACGGGCGCAGCTCACCACATCGGGTGTCTACGTCCTGTTACCACCCCCGTCCGATTCACAGGTCCATCTCCTTTGTCGTGGGTGCGCGCTTCGTCAGCGGGCACGCCGAGCGCGGTGCGGGTGCCGGGGTTGCCACGCCGGGCGGCCCCGAGTGCGCGGTCCGTCGACGGGCACGGCAGGCGGAGCCCTGGGGCGCCTCATCGGGAGGTGCCGCCTCACCGGCAGGCGAACCGCCCGCGGTCTGTGTGCCGCCTGATCTCGAGCCGCCCAGGGCGGCCGGGCAGGTGGCCTTCCGATGTGTGCGCGCTTCACGGGTGGGCACACCCTGGCCCCGCTCCGGGTGCGGACAGGCCTCCAGGCGGCCGGGATGGACACGCCAAGCAGGCCCCGGTGAGTGCAGGCCTCACCGGCGAGCGCACGTCGCCCCGATCCGAGCCCCCGGGATGGCCACCCAGGCAGCCCCCGCTGAGCGCGCGGGCCGCGGCGGGCGCACCTCCCCCGGCCCGGGTGCTAGCCCGTCCACCCGGGCTGACTACGCCAGGCACCCCAGCGTGAGCGCAGGCTCATCGGCAAGTGCACCTCGCCCCGATCCGAGCGCCCGGGATGGCACGCCAAACAGCCCCTTGAGCGCGCGGGCCACCAGCGGGCACACCTCCCCCGATCCGGGTGCTGGCCCGTCCGCCCGGACTGACTACGCCAGGCGGGCCTCCCGGTGGGTGCGCAGCAGTAGGGCCACCCAGCTTCGATAAGGACGCCAACGGTCGGCGACCTCGGCAAGGGCTGCGGGACTCGCTTCGGGGAGGGCGTAGAGCTCCCGCATCTCGGCGTGAAGGCGTTCTTCGCTGTCGGGAAACACATCGGGATGACCAGCGCCACGGACGAGAATCAGCTGGGCCGAGAACGGGCCGGATACCGGGCAGCCGCTGCAGCTGCCGTAACGCTTCGTCGGGTTCGAGGGCACGCAGGGATTCCGCGTCGAGCACACCCTCCTGCGCGGCACGCGCTATCGCGCGCAGGCGTTCGATCTTCACCTCCGGCAGCCCCAGCGGCTGCTCGATCGCCTGCAACGCCTCGGGAG
Proteins encoded in this region:
- a CDS encoding DNA-3-methyladenine glycosylase family protein, with the protein product MTSTLHQPTELRAEGPFDLTASGRFLEWFTPGARPDAAGEPGLLRLAFPVEGSWEHAGVLIRQRAPGRVEVSVAVGEEVAAAAVRQVRRILSLDVDGSGFSAIGQADPVVGELQARYPGLRQVLFHSPYEAACWTIITNRIRMPQAARIKQRIAERYGELVEVDGRQLASFPAPEALQAIEQPLGLPEVKIERLRAIARAAQEGVLDAESLRALEPDEALRQLQRLPGIRPVLGPADSRPWRWSSRCVSRQRRTPSRRDAGALRPPRSESRSPCRGRRPLASLSKLGGPTAAHPPGGPPGVVSPGGRASTRIGGGVPAGGPRAQGAVWRAIPGARIGARCTCR
- a CDS encoding M50 family metallopeptidase, which translates into the protein MFGAQPNPTVWVPLVTGGLALLLVLSGSPWRLARNVVTIVHEAGHALVAVLAGRRLQGIQLHSDTSGVTVSRGRPSGPGMVLTSLAGYPAPAVLGLGFAGLLAANRITVLLAVAALLLLGVLVMVRNAYGVLSVVLTAAGLAVLALIAGPQVQAWFVYLITWFLLFGGIRPVCELQRKRRRGAARDSDADQLARLTGVPAALWLLILVVIAVTCLVVGGTWLLEPALQS